The Echinicola rosea genome has a segment encoding these proteins:
- a CDS encoding UxaA family hydrolase: MLHKILKIHPKDNVLVALTDLKAGEKIEFEGNDITLTHDVKAKHKFAEGEFATDEDIYMYGIICGKAMHHIAKGEVLTTQNVAHKTSEFTGVRDFKPWSAPDVSKWADRTFMGYHRQDGQVGTANYWLVIPLVFCENRNIEIMKNAFVEELGFAKPNKYKSFVKQMKDLYTQGKKSEIEALNVETAETEGESRIFKNIDGIKFLTHQAGCGGIRQDSEMLCGLIAGYINNPNVAGATILSLGCQNAQPSILREKLDNINPELEKPVLILEQQQEGTENNLLTNAIQKTFLALTDADQLERKPAPLSKLTVGLECGGSDGFSGISANPSVGHASDLVVALGGKTILSEFPELCGVEQELINRCTTDKSADKFVSLMRAYAASAEAVGSGFDMNPSPGNIKDGLITDAMKSAGAAKKGGTSPIVDVLDYAEYAQKPGLNLLCTPGNDVESTTAMAGSGANVILFTTGLGTPTGNPVTPVLKVSSNHILAEKMDDIIDINTGGVISGDKTIDQMGEEILEHIIEVASGNKKAKAQLLNQDDFIPWKRGVSL; the protein is encoded by the coding sequence ATGTTACATAAAATCTTAAAGATTCACCCAAAAGATAATGTGTTGGTGGCATTGACTGACCTTAAGGCTGGTGAGAAAATTGAGTTTGAGGGAAACGATATCACACTTACACATGATGTTAAGGCAAAGCATAAATTTGCAGAAGGTGAATTTGCCACTGATGAAGATATCTATATGTATGGAATCATCTGTGGCAAAGCCATGCACCATATCGCAAAGGGTGAAGTATTGACAACCCAAAATGTAGCCCACAAAACCTCAGAATTTACCGGAGTTCGGGATTTCAAACCTTGGAGTGCCCCCGATGTCAGCAAATGGGCTGATCGTACCTTCATGGGCTACCATCGCCAAGATGGCCAAGTAGGAACTGCCAATTACTGGCTAGTAATACCGTTGGTGTTCTGTGAAAACAGAAACATCGAAATCATGAAAAATGCTTTTGTTGAGGAATTGGGATTTGCCAAGCCCAATAAATACAAAAGCTTTGTAAAGCAAATGAAGGACCTTTATACCCAAGGGAAAAAATCGGAAATCGAAGCCCTAAATGTGGAAACGGCGGAAACTGAAGGTGAATCACGCATTTTCAAAAACATTGACGGCATCAAATTCCTTACACACCAAGCGGGCTGCGGTGGAATCAGGCAGGATTCAGAAATGCTATGTGGCCTAATTGCCGGCTACATCAACAATCCCAACGTAGCAGGGGCCACTATTCTTAGTTTGGGATGTCAAAATGCACAACCTTCTATCCTGAGGGAAAAATTGGACAATATCAATCCAGAACTTGAAAAACCAGTGCTCATTTTGGAACAGCAGCAAGAAGGCACTGAAAACAATCTGCTGACCAATGCCATTCAAAAGACCTTCCTCGCCCTTACCGATGCAGACCAATTGGAACGCAAGCCGGCGCCATTGAGCAAGCTTACCGTTGGTTTGGAATGCGGCGGATCAGATGGTTTTTCGGGCATCTCTGCCAATCCATCCGTGGGACACGCCTCCGACCTGGTGGTGGCCTTGGGCGGAAAAACGATCTTATCGGAATTCCCAGAACTCTGTGGTGTGGAGCAAGAGCTGATCAATCGTTGTACGACCGACAAATCAGCAGATAAATTCGTATCCCTCATGCGTGCTTATGCGGCTTCAGCGGAAGCGGTGGGATCGGGTTTTGATATGAATCCAAGTCCAGGAAATATCAAGGATGGACTGATCACCGATGCCATGAAATCTGCTGGTGCTGCCAAAAAAGGAGGGACCTCCCCTATTGTGGATGTGCTGGATTATGCAGAATACGCCCAAAAGCCTGGCCTGAACTTATTATGTACCCCAGGAAATGATGTGGAAAGTACTACTGCCATGGCCGGTTCTGGCGCTAATGTCATTCTCTTCACTACAGGATTGGGAACGCCAACCGGTAACCCGGTAACTCCGGTGCTGAAAGTAAGCTCCAACCACATTTTGGCTGAAAAGATGGACGATATCATCGACATCAATACGGGGGGCGTCATCTCTGGAGACAAAACCATCGATCAGATGGGGGAAGAAATCCTGGAACACATCATCGAGGTCGCCAGCGGCAATAAAAAAGCCAAAGCACAATTGCTAAACCAGGACGACTTTATCCCTTGGAAAAGAGGAGTGTCGCTTTAA
- a CDS encoding Gfo/Idh/MocA family protein: MKKNNNRRAFIKKSALATAGISSLGAMGFSAKSYGKIMGANDRLNVAICGLGRRLGAYYDPISIPQSNVNLVYLCDVMKSQREKAAKNFSKRIDHTPKLENSIFKVIEDPEVDAIINATPDHWHAPGTWMAVEAGKHVYVEKPCSHNPREGELLVEYQKKYNKVIQMGNQQRSSSPSQEIINAIHNGEIGNPYKATAFYSNARGEVINPSPAPVPEGLDWDLFQGPSPRKAYMHDTWNYNWHWYGWDFGTAETGNNATHELDIARWALQVEFPNRVMVDSGKYHWPEDGWTMYDTMDAVFKFEGNKTIQWDGKSRNSLNTYGGGRGTIIYGTEGSAFIDRSGYKQYDRGGKLVKENYGTGSEAGTALGGGGDVSTTHVYNFFQAIRGKEKQNSPIDEGAKSTLLCHLANIASRTGEVLECDTKNGHITNSKAAKKLWSRDYEKGYEPTI; encoded by the coding sequence ATGAAAAAGAACAACAATAGGAGAGCATTTATAAAGAAATCAGCCCTTGCCACGGCAGGAATTTCGAGCTTAGGAGCAATGGGTTTCAGTGCAAAAAGCTACGGCAAGATCATGGGTGCAAATGATCGGCTGAATGTTGCCATCTGTGGCTTGGGCAGACGATTAGGAGCCTACTATGATCCCATTTCAATCCCCCAATCCAATGTTAACCTGGTCTATCTCTGTGATGTCATGAAATCACAACGTGAAAAAGCGGCAAAGAATTTCTCCAAGCGCATAGACCATACCCCAAAGCTGGAAAACAGTATCTTTAAAGTGATCGAAGACCCTGAGGTGGACGCTATCATAAACGCTACGCCCGATCACTGGCATGCACCGGGTACTTGGATGGCTGTAGAAGCTGGAAAGCACGTTTATGTAGAAAAGCCTTGTAGCCACAATCCCCGTGAAGGTGAATTGCTGGTAGAGTACCAAAAGAAATACAACAAAGTGATCCAAATGGGTAACCAACAGCGATCTTCGTCCCCATCACAAGAAATCATCAATGCCATACATAATGGTGAAATTGGGAATCCTTACAAAGCCACCGCTTTTTATTCCAACGCAAGAGGTGAAGTCATCAATCCAAGCCCTGCTCCCGTACCGGAAGGCCTGGACTGGGACCTCTTCCAAGGCCCTTCACCACGAAAAGCGTACATGCACGATACATGGAATTACAACTGGCACTGGTACGGTTGGGATTTTGGAACGGCAGAAACGGGTAATAATGCCACACATGAACTGGATATTGCCAGATGGGCACTCCAAGTAGAATTCCCTAACCGTGTCATGGTAGATTCTGGAAAATACCACTGGCCAGAGGATGGCTGGACCATGTACGATACCATGGATGCGGTCTTCAAATTTGAGGGCAATAAAACCATCCAATGGGATGGTAAGAGCCGGAATAGCTTGAATACCTACGGCGGTGGCAGAGGAACCATCATCTATGGTACGGAAGGCTCTGCATTCATCGACAGAAGCGGCTATAAGCAGTACGACAGAGGAGGTAAATTGGTGAAAGAAAACTATGGAACTGGATCGGAAGCCGGTACTGCCCTGGGTGGTGGCGGTGATGTATCCACCACACACGTTTACAATTTCTTCCAAGCCATCAGAGGAAAAGAAAAGCAAAATTCCCCAATTGATGAAGGAGCTAAAAGCACCTTGTTGTGCCACTTGGCAAATATCGCTTCCCGTACAGGTGAAGTCCTAGAGTGTGATACCAAAAATGGCCATATCACCAATAGCAAAGCTGCCAAAAAGCTATGGTCTAGGGATTATGAAAAAGGTTACGAGCCTACTATTTAA
- a CDS encoding TRAP transporter large permease yields the protein MEYITIIILVLSFITLMGLGVPVAWSLGFSSLLTLMVTVAAVPSMTTIAQRMGAGLNSFSLLAIPFFILAGEIMNKGGIANRLINLAKALTGRLPGGLLYVNVIAAMLFGAIAGSAVAAASALGGILGKRMEDEGYPKELGVAVNVTSSTTGLVIPPSNVLIVYSLASGGVSIAALFIAGYIPGLFMGLLLMLTAAYFIRKHKLPAGERTSFKELGRVFFSAAPSLTLLVIVIGGIVMGVFTATEASAIAVLYCLGLSFFYGELKVKDLPAILLKSSATTAVVAMLIATSMAMSWVMSSEDIPQSISAVLLSLSDNKFVILIIINLILLFVGIFMDMTPAVLIFTPIFLPVVTELGIDPVHFGIIMVLNLCIGLCTPPVGSVLFIGVGVAKTSIAQVVRPLLPFFIAMIIGLAIITIWPQMTLWLPSLFGL from the coding sequence ATGGAATACATCACTATAATCATATTAGTACTTAGTTTTATCACCCTGATGGGATTGGGGGTTCCGGTGGCATGGAGCTTAGGATTTTCCAGCTTGTTGACGCTGATGGTGACGGTGGCAGCGGTGCCTTCTATGACGACCATCGCCCAACGAATGGGGGCAGGACTGAACAGTTTTTCGCTATTGGCGATTCCCTTCTTCATTTTGGCAGGGGAGATAATGAACAAGGGAGGTATTGCCAATAGACTCATTAATCTGGCCAAAGCGCTTACAGGAAGGCTTCCCGGCGGACTACTCTATGTAAATGTTATTGCAGCCATGCTTTTTGGTGCGATCGCCGGATCTGCGGTCGCGGCAGCGTCTGCCCTTGGAGGGATTTTGGGAAAAAGAATGGAGGACGAGGGGTATCCCAAAGAACTCGGGGTAGCAGTAAACGTAACTTCTTCTACCACGGGATTGGTAATTCCACCTTCAAATGTCTTGATTGTGTACTCGCTGGCCAGTGGTGGCGTTTCTATTGCGGCGCTTTTTATAGCAGGATATATTCCAGGGCTTTTTATGGGGCTACTTTTGATGTTGACTGCGGCATATTTCATCAGGAAGCATAAATTACCAGCAGGTGAACGTACTTCTTTTAAAGAACTCGGTAGGGTTTTCTTTTCAGCGGCACCTAGTTTGACTTTACTGGTGATTGTGATCGGTGGTATTGTGATGGGAGTATTCACTGCGACAGAAGCTTCTGCGATTGCGGTGTTATATTGCCTTGGACTTTCCTTTTTTTATGGAGAACTAAAGGTGAAAGATTTACCTGCTATTTTGCTAAAATCTTCTGCCACCACAGCAGTAGTGGCGATGTTGATCGCTACATCCATGGCGATGTCATGGGTAATGTCCAGTGAGGATATCCCCCAATCGATTAGTGCAGTGCTTTTGTCATTGAGTGATAATAAGTTTGTGATCCTTATTATCATCAACTTAATCCTTCTTTTTGTTGGAATATTTATGGATATGACACCGGCGGTACTGATCTTTACGCCAATTTTCTTGCCTGTGGTTACAGAACTGGGGATAGACCCCGTACATTTCGGTATCATTATGGTGCTGAACTTATGTATTGGACTGTGTACACCACCTGTGGGATCGGTACTCTTTATCGGGGTGGGAGTGGCCAAAACTTCCATTGCCCAAGTGGTCAGGCCATTACTTCCCTTCTTTATAGCCATGATTATTGGTTTGGCGATCATTACCATTTGGCCACAAATGACCCTTTGGTTACCAAGCCTTTTTGGATTATAA
- a CDS encoding TRAP transporter substrate-binding protein: MKKLINYHRPNFLVSVLLSSFLLSFISCGGPGEKKVIKLGHGLDTKHPVHEAMLYMADRLEEKSNGQLTMKVYPNAQLGNERELVELLQIGSLGMTKVSSAVMESFAPKIQVLSQPYLFRDNAHRERVLSGEIGKMLLNEGTQFWLKGLCFYDAGSRSFYTKDKPVKSPEDLVGKKIRVMESNTAINMVNSFGGSPTPVSWGELYTALQQGIVDGAENNPPSVISSRHYEICKYYSLDEHTAVPDMLIVSTKVWDRLTKEEQQWLQEAADESSKFQYKIWAEAEEESMRILEEEGVTITRPDKEPFRKAVEPMYEQIKQTQPEMYEIIEKIRNHE, from the coding sequence ATGAAGAAGTTAATCAATTACCATAGACCCAATTTTCTTGTTAGTGTACTGTTATCCAGTTTTTTATTGTCTTTCATCTCATGTGGTGGTCCAGGTGAAAAAAAGGTGATCAAACTTGGACATGGGCTTGACACCAAGCACCCGGTACATGAGGCGATGCTTTACATGGCAGACCGCCTGGAAGAGAAATCTAACGGTCAATTGACCATGAAGGTATATCCAAATGCCCAATTGGGCAATGAAAGAGAATTGGTGGAATTGTTGCAAATCGGAAGCCTCGGTATGACCAAGGTTTCTTCTGCCGTTATGGAAAGTTTTGCTCCTAAGATTCAAGTACTTAGCCAGCCTTATCTTTTCAGGGACAATGCGCATCGTGAGCGAGTGCTCAGTGGTGAAATTGGCAAGATGTTGCTAAATGAAGGTACCCAATTCTGGCTTAAAGGCCTTTGCTTTTACGATGCTGGTTCCAGAAGTTTTTATACCAAAGACAAGCCAGTGAAAAGCCCTGAGGACTTAGTTGGAAAAAAAATCAGGGTGATGGAAAGTAATACGGCCATTAACATGGTCAATAGCTTTGGTGGGTCACCTACGCCGGTTTCTTGGGGAGAGCTATATACGGCACTTCAGCAGGGAATTGTCGATGGGGCCGAGAACAATCCTCCCAGTGTCATCAGTTCCAGACACTATGAAATCTGTAAGTACTATTCACTGGACGAACATACGGCAGTGCCGGATATGCTGATCGTCAGCACCAAGGTGTGGGACCGGCTTACCAAGGAAGAACAGCAATGGCTTCAGGAAGCTGCGGATGAATCTTCCAAATTCCAGTATAAAATTTGGGCGGAAGCAGAGGAGGAGAGCATGAGGATCTTGGAAGAGGAAGGAGTTACCATTACCCGTCCGGATAAGGAACCCTTCAGGAAGGCGGTAGAGCCCATGTATGAGCAGATCAAGCAAACACAGCCAGAAATGTACGAGATCATAGAAAAGATAAGGAACCATGAATAA
- a CDS encoding 3-keto-disaccharide hydrolase yields the protein MFKKLSFPLTLVLSGIICFSCEQKKESTATADGWTSLFDGESLEGWKALGGEAEFVIEDDAIVGISKVNTPNTFLSTEKVFSDYILELDLKIEDETSNSGVMTRGQYNAEKNRVFGYQVEADPKERAWSGGIYDEARRGWLYPLSLNPEARKAFKLGEYNHYRIEAIGNEIKTWVNGQPVAYVMDDMDSQGFIGLQVHSIGSNPDHAGRKTYFKNIKIQTENLQPKAFEKGHYVVSTVDNKLTEYEKEDGWKLLFNGSSNEGWRSANGEEFPSKGWSISDGVLSIAESDGSESQSYGDIVTKDTYSAFDLSFQFKLTEGANSGVKYFVTLDEKTSGSAIGLEYQILDDERHPDAKKGKDGNRTLSSLYDLITADKQPRFTKKIGEWNQGRVVVYPNNHVEHYLNGIKVLEYERGSKEYRDLVAGSKYAKWEDFGEAEEGHILLQDHGNLVSFKSIKIKELK from the coding sequence ATGTTTAAGAAATTATCTTTCCCACTTACCCTTGTTTTAAGTGGAATAATTTGTTTTTCCTGCGAGCAGAAAAAAGAAAGCACTGCCACTGCAGACGGATGGACCTCACTTTTTGATGGTGAATCACTAGAAGGTTGGAAAGCCCTGGGTGGCGAAGCAGAATTTGTTATTGAAGACGACGCCATCGTGGGTATTTCTAAAGTAAATACACCCAATACCTTTCTTTCTACGGAAAAGGTCTTTAGTGATTACATTTTGGAACTTGATCTAAAGATAGAGGATGAGACAAGCAATTCCGGTGTAATGACGAGAGGACAGTACAATGCTGAGAAAAACCGTGTTTTTGGCTATCAAGTAGAAGCAGACCCCAAAGAAAGAGCTTGGTCAGGAGGCATTTATGACGAAGCCCGACGAGGTTGGTTGTATCCACTGAGCTTAAATCCAGAAGCCAGAAAGGCCTTCAAACTCGGCGAATACAATCATTACCGTATTGAGGCGATTGGCAATGAAATCAAGACATGGGTAAATGGCCAGCCGGTTGCCTATGTGATGGATGATATGGACAGTCAAGGTTTTATCGGCCTGCAAGTACACAGCATCGGAAGCAACCCTGACCATGCTGGAAGAAAGACCTATTTCAAAAACATAAAGATCCAAACAGAAAACCTTCAACCGAAGGCCTTTGAAAAAGGACATTATGTGGTAAGTACCGTGGACAATAAGCTTACTGAATACGAAAAAGAAGATGGTTGGAAATTACTATTCAACGGTAGCAGTAACGAAGGCTGGAGGTCTGCAAATGGAGAAGAATTTCCCTCAAAAGGATGGTCGATCAGTGATGGTGTCCTGTCGATTGCAGAATCTGACGGTAGTGAATCCCAATCCTATGGAGACATCGTGACAAAAGACACATACAGTGCTTTCGACCTTTCTTTCCAGTTCAAATTGACCGAAGGAGCGAATAGTGGTGTGAAGTACTTTGTTACATTGGATGAGAAGACCTCTGGTTCGGCCATCGGCCTGGAATACCAAATCCTGGATGACGAAAGACACCCGGATGCGAAAAAAGGAAAAGATGGTAACAGAACCCTTTCATCACTCTATGACCTGATCACAGCGGACAAACAACCCCGGTTTACCAAAAAAATCGGCGAATGGAATCAAGGAAGAGTGGTCGTTTATCCAAACAACCATGTAGAGCATTATTTAAATGGCATCAAGGTGCTGGAATATGAAAGAGGATCCAAAGAGTATCGTGACCTGGTAGCAGGTAGTAAATACGCTAAATGGGAGGATTTTGGTGAGGCTGAGGAAGGACACATCCTTCTCCAGGATCATGGAAACCTCGTAAGCTTTAAAAGCATCAAAATAAAAGAATTAAAATAA
- a CDS encoding Gfo/Idh/MocA family protein, with the protein MDLKNKNPRRDFLKTSALVTGGMMLSPFSIPGAYASGSDEIKIALIGCGGRGTGAAFQAFGTDQNIKLVAMADAFRDRLDDSYKALSSKIGTDKVVVTEDKKFVGFDAYKDAIAEADVVLLATPPGFRPIHFEEAIRQGKHVFMEKPVATDANGIRRVIAAAEQAKANRLNVVVGLQRRYQDNYIETIKRIEDGAIGDIVGGHVYWNGGGVWTRARTPEQTEMEYQMRNWYYFNWLCGDHITEQHVHNIDIANWIKGGYPVKAEGTGGRMVRTGLDTGEIFDHHTVRFTYADGTVIDSECRHFPGAFNKVDESFTGTKGRAYMNAGNVGKLTALDGSSLYDHDGKGNINPYQQEHNKLFAAIVKGEYLYEDATRSAMSTMTSILGRNATYSGKEISWDEAFNSKIDLMPEKFTWDAMPKVLPDDNGIYPHAIPGQTKVV; encoded by the coding sequence ATGGACCTAAAAAATAAAAACCCTCGGAGGGATTTCCTCAAGACCTCCGCTTTAGTAACAGGAGGAATGATGCTTAGTCCCTTTTCCATCCCCGGCGCATATGCCTCAGGGAGTGATGAAATAAAAATCGCCTTGATCGGGTGTGGTGGTAGAGGAACTGGAGCCGCATTCCAAGCTTTCGGTACAGATCAGAATATTAAACTGGTGGCCATGGCCGACGCTTTTAGAGACCGGCTGGACGACAGCTATAAAGCCTTATCTTCAAAAATAGGCACTGATAAAGTAGTTGTGACAGAAGATAAAAAATTTGTAGGCTTCGATGCCTATAAGGATGCAATAGCAGAGGCTGACGTGGTACTATTGGCCACTCCTCCAGGTTTTCGTCCCATTCACTTTGAAGAAGCGATCCGTCAAGGAAAACATGTCTTTATGGAAAAACCCGTAGCAACAGATGCGAACGGTATCCGAAGGGTGATTGCCGCTGCCGAGCAGGCCAAAGCAAATAGACTCAATGTAGTGGTAGGGCTCCAGCGTCGGTACCAAGATAATTATATCGAAACCATCAAGCGGATAGAAGATGGAGCGATTGGGGATATTGTCGGAGGACATGTTTACTGGAATGGAGGAGGAGTATGGACAAGGGCGAGGACACCTGAGCAAACCGAAATGGAATACCAAATGCGTAATTGGTATTATTTCAATTGGCTCTGTGGTGACCATATTACCGAGCAGCATGTGCACAATATTGATATCGCCAACTGGATAAAAGGCGGGTATCCTGTAAAAGCAGAAGGTACTGGTGGCAGAATGGTTCGTACCGGATTGGACACCGGTGAAATTTTTGACCATCACACAGTGCGATTTACCTATGCTGATGGTACAGTGATCGACAGTGAATGCCGTCATTTCCCTGGTGCTTTCAATAAAGTCGATGAATCCTTTACAGGTACCAAAGGACGGGCGTATATGAATGCAGGAAATGTAGGGAAACTGACAGCCCTTGACGGGAGCTCTCTGTATGATCATGATGGAAAAGGCAATATCAACCCTTATCAGCAGGAACACAATAAGCTCTTTGCAGCAATTGTGAAGGGCGAATACCTTTATGAGGATGCTACGCGTTCGGCAATGAGTACCATGACCTCTATTTTAGGAAGGAATGCGACTTATTCTGGTAAGGAGATTTCATGGGATGAAGCATTTAACTCCAAGATTGACTTGATGCCGGAAAAATTTACCTGGGATGCAATGCCAAAAGTATTGCCGGATGACAATGGTATCTATCCTCATGCCATACCAGGACAAACCAAAGTGGTTTGA
- a CDS encoding bifunctional 4-hydroxy-2-oxoglutarate aldolase/2-dehydro-3-deoxy-phosphogluconate aldolase — MKFSNNEIIEAMEKTGMIPVFNHSDLEVAKNVMDASYNGGVRVFEFTNRGENALEVFRELKSYSSRHKGLILGIGTIFTPKEVEDFIEAGADFIVSPALIPNVAVTSTRNNILWIPGCGTVTEIFNAQEMGAQVIKAFPGNVLGPSFIAAVKAVLPSLKIMPTGGVEPTEENLSQWFKAGVTCVGMGSQLFKKDWIRQKKFDALEKQISDALNTIQVIRNTQ, encoded by the coding sequence ATGAAATTTAGCAATAATGAGATCATTGAAGCAATGGAAAAAACAGGGATGATCCCCGTTTTCAACCACAGTGATCTGGAAGTAGCCAAGAATGTAATGGATGCCTCGTACAATGGAGGTGTTCGCGTATTTGAATTCACCAATAGGGGTGAGAATGCGCTGGAGGTTTTCCGTGAGTTAAAATCCTATTCAAGTAGGCACAAGGGGCTTATTTTAGGTATCGGCACCATTTTTACCCCGAAGGAGGTAGAAGACTTTATCGAGGCAGGTGCAGATTTTATTGTTTCTCCAGCCCTTATACCGAATGTAGCCGTAACTTCTACCCGGAACAACATCCTCTGGATTCCTGGCTGTGGTACCGTTACGGAGATTTTTAATGCGCAAGAGATGGGCGCACAGGTCATCAAAGCATTCCCTGGCAATGTACTTGGTCCATCGTTTATTGCTGCGGTAAAAGCTGTGCTTCCTTCCCTTAAAATCATGCCTACGGGTGGGGTAGAGCCCACTGAAGAAAACCTGAGCCAATGGTTTAAAGCAGGGGTTACCTGTGTGGGAATGGGATCTCAGTTGTTTAAGAAGGACTGGATTCGCCAAAAGAAATTTGATGCACTCGAAAAACAGATTTCGGATGCGCTGAATACTATTCAAGTGATTAGAAATACCCAATAG
- a CDS encoding TRAP transporter small permease, translated as MNNQSNSLKNRINHNVGYVLMSIMTLMVINVTWQVLSRYVFQSPSSFTDELARFLLIWLGMLGAAYVAGHNEHLAIDILPSKLTGKAKNNLMIFIHIIIIAFSVPVMIFGGSNLVYITYMLGQKSTTLQIPLAYVYTIIPISGVLILIYQLSDIKLLLHQNPKS; from the coding sequence ATGAATAACCAAAGTAATTCACTCAAGAATCGTATAAACCATAATGTGGGTTACGTACTGATGTCTATCATGACACTAATGGTCATTAATGTGACCTGGCAGGTGCTATCCCGATATGTTTTCCAATCACCAAGTTCTTTTACGGATGAATTGGCCAGGTTTTTATTGATCTGGCTGGGGATGCTGGGTGCGGCATATGTGGCAGGACATAACGAACATTTGGCCATCGATATATTGCCCTCCAAGCTTACGGGCAAGGCCAAGAATAATCTGATGATCTTTATTCATATTATCATTATTGCCTTTTCCGTTCCGGTCATGATATTTGGTGGCAGTAACCTGGTGTACATCACGTATATGCTGGGGCAAAAATCCACTACCTTACAAATACCCTTGGCATATGTTTATACCATTATACCGATTAGTGGCGTCTTGATCCTGATTTATCAATTGTCTGATATCAAACTCCTTCTTCACCAAAACCCAAAATCATAA
- a CDS encoding sugar kinase, whose product MNKRVITLGEIMMRLSTPGHERFVSSNQYNIVYGGAEANVGISLANWGVSTAHVTAFPNNDIGKAALQYLRYAGLDTQYVFFEEGRMGLYFVENGAMQRSSKIIYDRFDSVFANFDGASIDWKKVFEGADWFHWTGITPAISASAAKICEAAVDAASELGVKISGDINYRRNLWQYGKQPLDIMPGLIGKTNLIIAGLTDFENCMDIHESDYVAACKKAQETCPSIEYVSTTHRKSISASHNGLSGVLWNGQELLESKSYDMTHIVDRVGGGDAYMAGLIYGLLTGDDQEALEFAVAASVLKHSIPGDANFVSVDEVAQLVKGENVGKLLR is encoded by the coding sequence ATGAATAAGCGAGTAATCACGCTCGGAGAAATCATGATGAGACTCTCTACTCCGGGCCATGAAAGATTTGTCAGTAGTAATCAGTATAATATTGTTTATGGCGGAGCTGAGGCCAATGTCGGAATTTCGCTTGCCAATTGGGGAGTATCCACCGCACATGTAACAGCGTTTCCCAATAACGATATCGGAAAAGCCGCCCTACAGTATTTGCGCTATGCAGGTTTGGATACACAGTATGTGTTTTTTGAGGAAGGGAGAATGGGGCTATATTTTGTGGAGAATGGGGCGATGCAGCGTTCATCCAAAATTATCTATGACCGTTTTGATTCCGTATTTGCCAATTTTGATGGTGCTTCCATTGATTGGAAAAAAGTCTTTGAGGGAGCGGATTGGTTTCACTGGACAGGGATCACGCCTGCAATATCGGCCTCTGCAGCGAAGATTTGTGAAGCAGCAGTCGATGCGGCCAGTGAACTTGGAGTCAAAATAAGTGGCGACATCAATTACCGTAGGAACCTATGGCAGTATGGCAAACAGCCACTGGATATTATGCCCGGTCTGATCGGCAAGACCAATTTGATCATTGCCGGACTGACGGATTTTGAAAATTGCATGGACATTCACGAGAGTGATTATGTAGCAGCTTGTAAAAAAGCGCAAGAGACATGTCCGTCAATTGAATATGTCTCAACCACTCATCGAAAAAGCATTAGTGCCAGCCATAATGGGCTTTCTGGTGTACTCTGGAATGGTCAGGAACTATTAGAGAGCAAAAGCTATGACATGACGCACATTGTGGACCGAGTAGGAGGAGGCGATGCATATATGGCAGGGCTGATCTATGGATTGCTGACTGGGGATGACCAAGAGGCATTGGAGTTTGCCGTAGCGGCTTCTGTCTTGAAACATTCCATTCCAGGAGATGCCAATTTTGTATCTGTTGACGAAGTAGCTCAGTTGGTAAAAGGGGAAAATGTAGGAAAATTATTAAGGTAG